In Roseicyclus marinus, the genomic window GCTGACGCCCGACAACGAGGCCGATCACTGGGATCATATCGAGGGGCAGGGCAGCCTGTTCCATGTCTCCTATTCCGGGGTGACCATGGCGCTCATCCATGGTGGCCAGCCCGATGCGCTGATCCTGTGCCACGAACCCACGCGGGCGCATATGCGTGGCCTGCCGGGCTATGATCTGCCGTCGCTCGAGGCCTTGCGCGACATGGCATTGCCCATCGCGCGGATCGCCAACCCGGCCTGCCAGGTGGTGGGCGTGTCGATCAACACCTCCGCCATGGGCGAGGACGAGGCCTTGAGCTATCTGGAGGCCACGGAAAAGCGGCTGGGCCTGCCCGCCTGCGACCCGTTCCGGCAGGGTGCGGCCAAGCTGGCGGATGCGCTGGACGCGATCTGAGGCGTCGTGCCGGTGGCGGTTTCGGGAGCCTCCGGCGGGAGTTTTTCGGCCAAGATGAAGGGGAAGGCAGCATGTTGCAGGTGACGTGGGACAGGTTCCGGCTGGCGCAGGTGTTCACCATCAGCCGTGGCTCGCGGACCGAGGCGCAGGTGCTGACCGTGACCGTGACGCGTGAAGGCGTGACGGGGCGCGGCGAATGCGTGCCCTATGCGCGCTACGGCGAGACGCTCGAGAGTGTCGCGGCCCAGATCGCGGCTTTGCCCGAGGATATCGGTCGCGCCGATCTGCAAGCGGCCCTGCCGGCCGGGGCGGCGCGCAACGCGGTCGATTGCGCGCTGTGGGATTGGGAGGCGAAGCGCGCCGGGCGCCGGGTTTGGGAGCTGGCCGGATTGGCGGCGCCGGGGCCCCTGGTCACGGCCTATACGCTGTCGCTCGATACGCCCGAAGCCATGCGCGCGGCCGCCGCAGCACAGGCCCATCGCCCGCTTCTGAAGATCAAGCTCGGCACGCCTGATGACATGCCCCGGCTCGAGGCAGTGCGGGCGGGCGCGCCCGACGCGCGGATCATCGTCGATGCGAACGAGGGCTGGAGCGCGGAGGTTTATGCCGATCTTGCCCCGCATCTCTTGCGGCTGGGGGTGGAGATGGTGGAACAGCCCCTGCCCGCCGGGTCCGATGACATGCTGGCCGAGATCGCGCGGCCGCTGCCCGTCTGCGCCGATGAAAGCTGCCATGACCGTGACAGCCTGCCGGAGCTCAAGGGCAAATACGACATGGTCAACATCAAGCTCGACAAGACCGGTGGCCTGACCGAAGCCTTGGCGCTGCGGGTCGAGGCCGAGGCGGCGGGCCATGGCGTCATGGTCGGCTGCATGGTGGGATCCTCGCTGGCCATGGCACCGGCCGTGCTGGTGGCCCAGGGCGTGGCGATCGTGGACCTTGACGGGCCGCTTTTGCTGGCAGAAGACCGGGCGGTGCCTTTGGATTATGACGCCGCGGGCGTGCACCCGCCGCGGCCCGAACTTTGGGGATGAGCCTGTGATGACCCGCACCGTCTATGTGAACGGAGAATACCTGCCCGAGGATCAGGCGAAGGTGTCGGTCTTTGACCGCGGTTTCCTGTTCGCCGATGGCGTCTACGAGGTGACGAGCGTTCTGGGCGGCAAGCTGATCGATTTCGCGGGCCATGCCAAACGGTTGCAGCGGTCGCTTGACGAATTGCAGATGGCCAATCCCGTGACAGAGGACGAACTGCTGGAGATCCACCGCGAATTGGTGCGGGCGAACGGGATCGAGGATGGTCTGGTCTATCTCCAGATCACGCGGGGGGCGGCGGATCGCGATTTCGCCTATCCCAAGGAGGCCACGCCCACGATCGTCCTGTTCACCCAGGCCAAGCCCGGATTGGCCGACAGCCCGCTGGCCAAGACGGGGATGAAGGTGATTTCCATCGAGGATCAGCGCTGGGGCCGCCGCGACATCAAGACCGTGCAGCTTTTGTACCCGTCGATGGGCAAGATGATGGCCAAGGCGGCAGGTGCCGATGACGCCTGGATGGTCGAGGATGGCCATGTGACCGAGGGCACGTCGAACAACGCCTATATCGTCAAGGGCAACACCATCGTCACGCGCCATCTGGGCACCGAGATCCTGCACGGGATCACGCGGGCGGCCGTGCTGCGGTTCGCGCGCGAGGCGCAGATGGTGGTCGAGGAGCGCCCCTTTACCATCGAGGAGGCCAAGGCGGCGGACGAGGCCTTCATCACCTCGGCCTCGGCTTTCGTCATGCCGGTGGTGGAGATGGATGGGCAGCCCATCGGATCGGGCACGCCCGGCCGCGTGACGGCACGGCTGCGCGAGATCTATCTCGACGAGATGCGCAAGGCGGCGGTGTAACCCGCCGCCCCTGCGGCGCGTTCGGCCAGCGTCAGACGAGCCGGATCGCGGCCAGAAGCTCGGGCGTGAGGGTTGCGCCGTTCAGAACGACATAGACCTGGTCGCCCAAGAGCACCTCGACCCCGGCGGGATCGGTGCTGGCGCGGACGGTCAGGGTCGGGGGCTGTTGCGGCAGGCCCTGGCCATCGACCGTGATGTCGAGCGCCAAACGGTCGGTCGCGGGATCGAAATCGGTGATCTGTGCGGGCGTGTCGGGCGTGCCGAACAGGGTGTTGATCGTGATGTCATCGGCCCCTTCGCCCCCGGTGATCGTGGCGTTCATGTCGCCGATGATCGTGTCGTCGCCGACGCCCCCGTCGATGACGGAGCCCGTCGCGGTGGTGGCATCGGGTGCGACGGCGGTGATGCTGTCATTGCCGGCAAAGCCGAAGATCGTGTCGCCGACCCCATCCGAGGTCATGGTGTCATTGCCCGCGCCGCCGACAAGGCTGTCATTGCCGAACAGGTCGGTGATGATGTCATTGCCATCGTCGCCCAGGACGGTGTCATCGCCGAACCCGCCGACCAGCGTGTCGTCCCCCTCTTCGCCGCTCAGGCGGTCGTTGCCGGCGCCGCCTTGCAGGCGGTCGTTTTCCGCGCCGCCGAGCAGGGTGTCGACGCCGTCACCGCCGTCGAGGAAGTCATTCCCCGCGCCGCCGTTCAGGAGGTCGTCACCGTCATCGCCGAAGATGAGGTCGGAGCCGGTGCGCCCGAAGATCACGTCATCCCCGGTGCCGCCGCGCAGGCTGTCGTCGCCTTCCTCGCCGTCGAGCTCGTCGTTGCCGGCCCCGCCGAGCAGGCGGTCATTGCCGCCCCCACCCGTCAGGCGGTCGCCGCCGAGCCCGCCGAACACTTCGTCATCGCCAAGCCCGCCTGACAGCGTGTCATTGCCGTCGCCGCCGATCAGGGTGTCGAGCCCGCCGCCACCCAAGAGGCTGTCGGCGCCGAAGCCGCCTTCGAGGCTGTCGTGGCCGCCGCCGCCGTTGAGCGTGTCGTCGCCGGTGCCGCCGAGCAGGCGGTCATCGCCAAGCCCGCCTTGCAGATTGTCGTTGCCGCCAGCGCCGAAGGCCACGACCGTGGTGTTCTGGGCGGTCGGGTCGACCTCGAGTTCGTCGTCGCCTTCGCCCAGAAAGGCCAGAAGCGAGCCGCTTTCGAGCAGAACGGTATCATTGCCCGCGCCGCCGTTGACGGTGACATTGCCGTTGAGGATCGCCGCGCCGTCATCGCCGTCGCCGAGGTTGATGGTCAGATCGCGGGCGTTGAAGGAGCCGATCGTGTCATCGCCTTCGAGGGCATTGACCTGGGTGACATTCGGATCGCGCAGGATCAGCCGGTCGTCGTTGGGCGTCAGGTTGCGGATCGCGCCGGTATCTCTCGCCTCGGTGGTGTCGTCGTTGTCGTCGTCATCGCCGAGGATGAAGCTCAACCCGACGGCGGCAAGGACCAGCGGCAAGATTCCGAACAGCATCGCGACACCCATTCCATCGTTACACGAGCGATGCCGCGCGCTGCGACGGGCAGGGCCGACATCTGTTAACCAATGGGAAAGTGGGTGTCCAAGGCGGGGGTGAATGTCAAACTAAAGATAAAATTTCGGCATTTTTTGGTTAAGAAGACCTTTGTTTTTTCCGGCCTTTTTGAAAAATCTCCTAACGAATGGCGGGATTGTCCACGAATTGTAAACCGGGCTGATCTGGCGCCGGTTGGGGGTCGATCCGGGGTCGAATCAGGCGAAATCGCCCTGCGCGAACCAGCCGCCCGAGAGGGTCGCGCCATGGGCGAAGAAGAGCCAGAGCCGCGCCCCTTGGGTGGTCGTCACGCGCCAGTAGTCGCGCACGCCCGAGCGCCAGTTCGGATCGTCGAGCCACCATTCCGGCGCGATGCGTTCGGGGCCCTGGGCGAGCCGGATCTCGAAGTCGCGGCCGCGCCAGCGGAACCGCGCGGGCGGGTCGGGCGTGGCCGGCGCGGTGACGGGTTCGGGGCGGAAGAGCGTCAGGGGCCGGGGCCGCATGGGCGCGGGCCAGTCGGGCGCGGGCGCGCTGTAGGCGGCGGCCTGGGTCGATTGGGTCTTTTCGGGGATATGGCTGTCGGCGGGATGTTCGCGGGTGATCCGCTCGAGCCCCACGCGCGCGCCGATCCGGGCGATCAGGTCGTCGAGCGCCTGCCCGTCGGTGCGGTCCGTCCGCGCCTCGGCTGCGACGGCCCAGCCGCCCTTGTGGGTGGTGGCGTGCAGCGGTTCGGTGACCGGGGCCACGAGGCGCAGCACGTCGAAGCCGAAGCCCGCGTCCAGATCGCCCAGTTTCAGCTCGAAGAGCGGGCGCAGGCTGTCGGGGCGGTCGGTGGGACGGGCGAGGCCGATCTCGATCCGTTCGGTGCCGCCTTCGGCGCGCAGCAGGTCGAGCCGGAGCCTCCGCGCGCCGCGCCCACGGGCGCGGAGCTTGTCGCAGAGCGGCGGCAGCAGCCGGTCGAGACCGGCGAGGATATCGGCCTGAAGCCCGATCGGTTCGGGCAGGGACAGGCGGGTGGCGAAATGCAGCGGCGCACCGGCGGGCGAGATCGGTTCGGGCTCCACCCCCAGCGCCTGGTCGAGGCGACGCACGAGATCCTGCCCGAAGCGGCGGGCGAGCCCTGCGCGCGGCATGCCCATCAGATCGCCGATCCGCCGGATCCCCAGCCGGGCGAGGCCCGCTGCCGTGTCGGGGGCGATGCGCAGCGCCGCGACGGGCAGGGGGGCGAGCGATTGGCGCAGGGCACCGGGGGGCGAGATGCGGGTTCCGTCCGCCGCGCCGGGGCCGGGCGAAGGCGCGGGTGCGGGCCCGCCCCGGACCCAGTGCCGTTTCTGGGCGCGCGAGCGGGTCGCCCGCGCCTCCTGGTCGATGGCGTCGCCGGTGCGGGCGGGCGTCATCCCACCGCCCTCGGCATGGCGGGCCAGCGCCCAGGCGGCCCCTGCGGTATCGGCGATGCCCGCGCGCACCGTCAGGCCCAGGTCGGCGCAATCGTCGTGGACCTGTTGGAACAGCGCCGTCTCTCCGCCGAAGAGATGGGCGCAGCCGGTCAGGTCGACCATCAGCGCCTCGGTTCCTTCTTCGGCGACCCAGGGGCTGAAGCGACCGGCCCAGCGGCGGAGGGCTGCCAGCGTCTGCGCCTCGCGCGGGGGATCGGCGGGGCGCGTGACGAGATCGGGGCAGAGCGTCAGCGCCTCGGCCAGGGGCTGGCCGCGCAGAAGGCCGCGCGCGCTGGCGGCAGGGGTCAGCGCGGTGAGGCGGCGCTGGTTGGCGGCCTCCCCCACCACGGCGAGCGGCACTTCGGCCAGCGCGGGTTCATGGCGCAGCAGGCGTTCGGCGGCGAGCCGGGGAAACCACAGCGACAGGATGCGGCGGTTGACCGGCCGGGCGGGGCGGGGGGCATCGGGGTTCATGATCCGGGGCGGGCAGCTTGTTCATGTTTTGTTCCAAGGCTAGCCCGTGGCTGCGGCGGAGTCGAGTCCCGCAGGGGATCAGAGGAAGAGGGAGACGTTGTTGCGCAGGATGATTTCGACCGCGTAGAGGCCGAGGATCACGATCAAGGGCGCGAGATCGAGGCCGCCCATCATCGGCAGGCGGCGGCGGAGCGGGCCATAGACCGGTTCGAGCATCCGGTTCAGCCCGTCCCAGAGCTGTGCCACGAGCGGTTGGCGGAGGTTGAGGACGCCGAAATTGATCAGCCAGCTCATGATAATATGGGCGATGACGATGAAGAAGGCCACGTCGATCAGGAGCATGAGGATCTGGAAGAGGGAGGTCATCGGCGCGTCGGCTCCTGTGGGAATGTCCTTGGTCGAGATAGTCGGGCGGGGCGGCTGGCGCAAGTCGGGGGTGGGGGCTCTGCATTCGACCTGTTTTGGGGGGCTCTGCCCCCGGCCTGCGGCCTCCCCCGGAGTTTTCTTGCCAAGATGAAGGGGAAGGGTGCGCGGGGCGGGGATGTGGGGCGGTGGCCTGGTGGTGGTGATGTGGCGGTGGTGACGTGGCGGTGGTGACGTGGTGCTGGTGACGTGGCGGCGGGCTTGACCGGGGCGGCGTTCCGGGGTTTGGCGGGGGGATGTATCCCTTTTTGCGCCTTGCCGCCGTCACCCTGTCCGAGCGCCGCAAACCGGCGTTGGGGTTGTTTCAGACCCATCGCCTGTCCCTGCGCTGTCTGCCGGTGGACCTGGACGGGTTCCTGGAAATGAACAACGGGCGCATCCTGACGCTCTACGACATCGGGCGGTTCGGCCTGTCGATCCGGGTGGGGTTGTGGGATGTGCTCAAGCGCGAGCGCTGGGGGCTGGTCGTGGCCGGGTCCACGGTGCGCTACCGGGCGCGGATCACGGGGTTCCAGCGGTTCGAGCTGCGGACACGGCTTTTGGGCTGGGATGCGCGGTTTTTCTACATCGAGCAGGGCATGTGGCGGGGCGAGACCTGTTGCAACCATGCGCTGTTGCGCACCGGCGTGACGCAAAAGGGGCGGCTGGCCCCGGTGGCGGATGTGGCGCGCGCGATGGGGGTTTCCGAGACCTCGCCCGGATTGCCGGAATGGGTGGCGGCCTGGGCCGAGGCGGATGGGCACAGGCCCTGGCCGCCGATGCAGGGACCCGCATCTGACCCGTAGACAAACCGGGGGGTGATGGCGGATGCTGCAGGCCATGAGTAGCGTATCCATCGACCCCGCGATCCCCACCCCCGAGGCGCTGCGTGCCGCGCGCAGGCGCATTCATGGCTGGTGGGCCTTTGACTGGGCGAGCCAGCCCTATTTCACCCTTGGCCTGACCTTCATCTTTGGCCCCTATTTCGCGGCTGTCGCGACCGAAGCCTTCATGGCGCAGGGATTGGCCGAACAGGCGGCGGATGCGCGGGCGCAAAGCCTGTGGTCGCTGGGCCAGACGGTGGCGGGCGTGATCATCGCGCTTTGTGCGCCGATCCTGGGGGCATTTGCCGACAATACGGGGCGGCGGATGCCCTGGATCGTGCTGTTTTCGCTGTTCTACGTGCTGGGGGCGGCGGCCTTGTGGTTCACGCTGCCTGACGGGTCGTTCCTGGTCGGGGCCTTGATCGCATTTGGCATCGGGTTGATCGGGGCGGAATTCACCACGATTTTCACCAATTCCATGTTGCCGGAACTGGGCGAGGACAGCGCCATCGGGCGGCTGTCGGGCAATGGGTTCGCCTGGGGCTACCTGGGCGGGGTTCTGGCGCTGTTCATCATGCTGATCTTTTTCGCCGAGGGGGAGAGCGGGCGGACATTCGTGGGCCTGGAGCCCGCGCTGGGGCTGGATGCCGAGGCGCGGGAGGGGACGCGGTTCGTCGGACCCTTCATCGCGATCTGGTACGTGGTGTTCATGATCCCGTTCTTTCTGTGGGTGCGCGAGGCACGGCGGCCCGCGACCCATGCGCGGTTCGGCGCGGCGCTGGGCGAGCTGGTGCGGACGGTGAAGGGATTGCCGGGGCGGGTGAGCCTGTTTGCCTATCTCGGATCCTCGATGTTCTACCGCGATGCGCTGAACGCGCTTTACGGGTTCGGGGGGACCTATGCGGTGCTGGTGCTGAACTGGTCGGTGACGCAGGTGGGGATTTTCGGGATCATCGGGGCCGTCACCTCGGCGCTGGCGACGTGGCTGGGGGGGAAGGCCGACAGCAGGTTGGGACCCAAGCCCGTGATCATCGGCGCGATCGTGACGCTGATCGTGGTTTGCGCGGTGATCCTGGGCATGTCGCGGGAGAGCCTGTGGGGGATCGCGCTTGCCGAAGGGTCGGGGGTGCCGGACGTGGTCTTCTACATCTGCGGGGCGATCATCGGGGGGGCTGGCGGCGTTTTGCAATCGGCGTCGCGGTCGATGATGTGCCGCCATGCGCCGGTTGCGCGGCCCACGGAAGCCTTTGGGCTTTATGCCCTGTCGGGGAAAGCCACGGCGTTTCTCGGGCCCGCGCTGATCGGGGTGACGACATGGGCGACGGAAAGCGCGCGATTGGGGATGGCGCCGCTGATCGGGTTGTTCGTGCTGGGATTGGTATTGCTGGTCTGGGTCCGGCCCGAGGGGGAGAGGGCATGAGGGTCTGGCCGGGTCTTCTGGCGGTGGCGCTGGCGCTGGTGGCCGGGTGTGTGCCCGTGCGCGAGGGTTTGCCGCCCTTGGACGCCACGGTGTCGGGGCAGGAGGCGCGGCTGTTGTTCGGGGCCGAGCGGGGGGCGAGCAGCGGCGCGCCGGAGGTGATCGGCGGCTATTCGCGGGGCTGTCTGGCCGGGGCGGAGCGGCTGGCGGAGACAGGGCCCACATGGGCCGCGATGCGGCTCAGCCGGAACCGGAACTGGGGCCATCCCGAGCTGGTCGATTACGTGCAGGACCTGTCGGCGCGGGTGGCGGCGGAGACGCCGTGGCGCGGGCTTTACGTGGGGGACATGTCGCAGCCGAGGGGCGGGCCGATGTTGTCGGGCCATGTGAGCCATCAATCGGGGCTGGACGTGGATATCTGGATGCTGCCGCCCACGCGGTTCGACCTGTCGGCGGCGGAGCGGGAAAGCCTGTCGTCGATTTCGACCCGGTCGGCGGGGGGCGCGCGTGTGGGCGAGAGCTGGACGCCCGCGCATATGGAGGTGATGCGGCTTGCGGCCTCGGACCCGAGGGTGGCGCGGATTTTCGTCTTTCCCGGTGCCAAGGTCTGGATGTGCGACAATGCCACGGGGGACCGGTCCTGGCTGCGCAACATCCGGCCCGCGGCGGGGCATCATTACCATTTCCACGTGCGCCTGAGCTGTCCGGCGGGGTCGCCCGGTTGCGTGAACCAGGACCCGCCGCCGCCCGGCGATGGCTGCGACGAGGCACGGCAATGGGCGGCCAATATCCTGAACCCGCCGCCGCCCGACCCCGATTACGAGCCGCCGCCGCCGCGCGGCCCGCTGACCTTGGGCGAATTGCCCCGGCAATGTGCGGCGCTCTTGGGGGGTTAGCGCCCCGGGATCGTGCCGCGCTTGCCCGTGAGGGTCCAGCCGTCGATGACGGCGAGTGCCTCGTCGGCGGTTTCCACGAAGCGGAAGAGGCTGAGGTCGTCGGGCGAGATCGTGCCCGCCTCGGCCAGCGCGTCCCAGTTCACGACATTGCGCCAGAATGCCTGTCCGAAGAGGAGGACGGGCACCTGTTCCATGCGGCCCGTCTGGATCAGGGTCAGGCTTTCGAACAATTCGTCGAGCGTGCCGAAACCGCCGGGAAAGACGGCGATGGCCTTGGCGCGCAGGAGGAAATGCATCTTGCGGATGCCGAAATAGTGGAAGTTGAAGCAGAGCTCCGGCGTGACATAGGCGTTGGGGACCTGTTCATGGGGCAGGACGATGTTGAGGCCGATGGAGCAGCCCCCGGCCTCGGCCGCGCCGCGGTTGCCGGCCTCCATCACGCCGGGGCCGCCGCCGGTGACGATGACATTCTCGGTGCAATCGGTGGCGACGGACCGCTCGGTGATCAGCTGGGCGAAACGCCGCGCCTCGTCGTAGTAGCGGGACATGTCGCGCAGACCTGCGCTGCGGGCCTTGTCGGCGGCTTCGGGGGCGGGGATGCGCGCGCCGCCGAAGAGCACCACGGTCGAGCGGATGCCGCGCGCGTCAAGTTCGAGCTCGGGCTTGAGGAGTTCGAGTTGCAGGCGGACGGGGCGCAATTCCTCGCGCAGGAGGAATTCGGGATCGGCGAAGGCGAGGCGATAGGCGGACGAGCGCGCCTGCGGCGTGTCGGGAACCTTGCGGGCGGCGTCGATATCCTGATTGGCGCGGCGGAACGGGCCTTTGCGCGGGTCGTCCTTCATCATCCGGTCCTTTCGGGGTCTTTGCCTGCATGGCCTAGCGCGCGCCCGCGCGGATTGCCAGCGCGGGGCATGGTCGCTATAGCCGCCCCGGACGACCCATCCGACCCATCCCGCAGGAGAGAGCCGCCATGTCGAACGCCCAACTGGAAACCGCCATCGAGGCCGCCTGGGAGGCCCGCGACCAGATCACGCCCGCCACCACGGGCGAGACGCGCGAGGCCATCGAAGCCACGCTGAACGCGCTGGATGCCGGAGCGCTGCGCGTGGCCGAGCGGCAGGCCGATGGGCGCTGGCATGTCAATCAATGGGCCAAGAAGGCGGTTCTGCTGGGATTCCGGCTCAAGGACATGGCGCAGCAATCGGGCGGCCCGCAGGGCGGCGGCTGGTGGGACAAGGTCGACAGCAAGTTCAAGGATTGGGGCGATGCGGAGTGGAAGGCGGCGGGATTCCGCGCCGTTCCCAACTGCGTCGTGCGGCGGTCGGCCTATATCGCGCCGGGCGTGGTGTTGATGCCGTCCTTCGTGAACCTGGGCGCTTATGTCGACAGCGGCACGATGGTGGACACCTGGGCGACCGTCGGCAGCTGCGCGCAGATCGGCAAGAACGTGCACCTGTCAGGCGGCGTGGGCATCGGCGGCGTGCTGGAGCCGATGCAGGCGGGGCCGACGATCATCGAGGACAATTGCTTTATCGGGGCGCGGTCCGAGGTGGTCGAGGGCGTGATCGTGCGCGAGGGGTCCGTTCTGGGGATGGGCGTGTTCATCGGCCAGTCGACCAAGATCGTCGACCGGGAGACGGGCGAGGTCATGTATGGCGAAGTGCCCGCAGGTTCGGTCGTGGTGGCAGGGTCGATGCCGTCGAAGAACGGTGTGAACCTCTATTGCGCGGTGATCGTGAAGCGGGTGGATGAAAAGACCCGGTCCAAGACATCGATCAACGAGTTGCTCAGGGATTGACGTGGGCGCGGTGCGCCTGAAGGCGCACCCTACGCAAGCGAATTGTAGGGTGCGCCTTCGGGCGCACCGTGCGCAGGGTAGGGCGTAGGGTGGGTGCAACCCACCACGGCCAATCGGTGCGTTTTCGCGGGCGGGGGGGTGGTGGGCAGATTGCCCACCCTACCGCAAGCGTTCGAGGACGCGGAGGGAGGCGTAGCCGTCGGGCACCCAGCCGATGGAGGCCTGGAACCGGCGGACCGAATCGATGGTCTGCGGTCCGATGATCCCGTCCACGCCAAAACGGTGGAACCCGGCCGAGACGAGGCGGGTCTGCAATTCCTCCCGCTCGGCGCGGGTGAGCGCGCGATCCTCGCGCGGCCAGGAGGCGCGGAAGGGCGCGCCGCCCGTGATCCGGTCGGACAGGTGGCCCACGGCGATCACATAGGCATCGGCCGGGTTGTAGCGTTCGATCACGTGGAAATTGTCGAAGATCACCAGCGCCACGCCGCGATGCCCGGCAGGCAGAAGGATCGAGGCGCGGCCATGGTCGGGGATGCGGCCCCCGTCGGGCAGGCGCACGCCCCGCGCGTTCCAGAAGGCGGCGGGGTGTTTCACCCCCTCGCCCGTCAGGCTGTAATCGAAGCCCTCGGGCAGACGCACCTCCATCCCCCAGGGTTGGCCGGTGGTCCAGCCGAAATGGCGTAGGTAATTGGCGGTGGAGGCCAGCGCGTCGATGGGATCGTCGGACCAGATATCGCGCCGCCCGTCCCCGTCGAAATCGACGGCGTGATCGAGATAGGAGGTCGGCATGAACTGCGTATGGCCCATCGCGCCGGCCCAGGACCCGGTCATCTGCCGGGGCGCGACATCGCCTGCCTGCAGGATGCGCAGGGCGGCGATCAGCTGATCCTCGAAGAAATCGCGGCGGCGCCCGTCATGGGCGAGCGTCGCCATGGCGGCGATGATGTCGGTGTCGCCGCGCATCGCGCCATAGGCGGATTCAAGGCCCCAGATGGCGACGACGACCTCTGCCTCCACCCCGTAGCGGCGTTCGATCCGGGCGAGCGCGTCGCGGTGGCGGTCAAAGGCTGTCCGCCCGTTGGCCACGCGCGTGTCGGAGACGGCGCTGTCGAGGTATTCCCAGAGCGCGCGGGAGAATTCGGCCTGGTTGCGGTCACGCTCCAGCACGCGGGATTGGACCGTGACCCCGGCAAAGGCGCGGTCAAGCGTGGCCTGCGCGATCCCGGCTGTGCGGGCGCGGGTCTGGAACCCCTGCAGCCATGCTGAGAATTCGGTGTCGGCAGCGGGCGTGACCGCCGCGGCCATGCTGCGCGCAAGGGTGGGGGTCGCGCGCAATTGCGGGCGGATCGAGCGGGGGACGGCCAGGGGCGTTGCCTGCGTCGAGAGCGTGACCACGCGCGGCGGGGTCTGCGCGGCG contains:
- the dapD gene encoding 2,3,4,5-tetrahydropyridine-2,6-dicarboxylate N-succinyltransferase yields the protein MSNAQLETAIEAAWEARDQITPATTGETREAIEATLNALDAGALRVAERQADGRWHVNQWAKKAVLLGFRLKDMAQQSGGPQGGGWWDKVDSKFKDWGDAEWKAAGFRAVPNCVVRRSAYIAPGVVLMPSFVNLGAYVDSGTMVDTWATVGSCAQIGKNVHLSGGVGIGGVLEPMQAGPTIIEDNCFIGARSEVVEGVIVREGSVLGMGVFIGQSTKIVDRETGEVMYGEVPAGSVVVAGSMPSKNGVNLYCAVIVKRVDEKTRSKTSINELLRD
- a CDS encoding lytic murein transglycosylase, whose protein sequence is MRRSRLALLAAALGLALPTLGAALPPATSLRPEMRPLPAAQTPPRVVTLSTQATPLAVPRSIRPQLRATPTLARSMAAAVTPAADTEFSAWLQGFQTRARTAGIAQATLDRAFAGVTVQSRVLERDRNQAEFSRALWEYLDSAVSDTRVANGRTAFDRHRDALARIERRYGVEAEVVVAIWGLESAYGAMRGDTDIIAAMATLAHDGRRRDFFEDQLIAALRILQAGDVAPRQMTGSWAGAMGHTQFMPTSYLDHAVDFDGDGRRDIWSDDPIDALASTANYLRHFGWTTGQPWGMEVRLPEGFDYSLTGEGVKHPAAFWNARGVRLPDGGRIPDHGRASILLPAGHRGVALVIFDNFHVIERYNPADAYVIAVGHLSDRITGGAPFRASWPREDRALTRAEREELQTRLVSAGFHRFGVDGIIGPQTIDSVRRFQASIGWVPDGYASLRVLERLR